One genomic segment of Diceros bicornis minor isolate mBicDic1 chromosome 25, mDicBic1.mat.cur, whole genome shotgun sequence includes these proteins:
- the KIAA0930 gene encoding uncharacterized protein KIAA0930 homolog isoform X2 gives MLRAIAEERSRLSLRREVCGLGCFKDDRIVFWTWMFSTYFMEKWAPRQDDMLFYVRRKLAFTGSESGVDARKLAEAEPEVEVEVYRRDSKKLPGLGDPDIDWEESVCLNLILQKLDYMVTCAVCTRADGGDIHIHKKKSQQVFASPSKHPMDSKGEESKISYPNIFFMIDSFEEVFSDMTVGEGEMVCVELVASDKTNMFQGVIFQGSIRYEALKKVYDNRVSVAARMAQKMSFGFYKYSNMEFVRMKGPQGKGHAEMAVSRVSTGDTSPCGTEEDSSPASPMHERVTSFSTPPTPERNNRPAFFSPSLKRKVPRNRIAEMKKSHSANDSEEFFREDEGGADLHNATNLRSRSLSGTGRSLVGSWLKLNRADGNFLLYAHLTYVTLPLHRILTDILEVRQKPILMT, from the exons GGTGCTTCAAGGATGACCGCATCGTCTTCTGGACGTGGATGTTCTCCACCTACTTCATGGAGAAGTGGGCCCCTCGGCAGGACGACATGCTCTTCTATGTGCGCCGGAAGCTGGCGTTCACGGGCAGCGAGAGCGGCGTGGACGCGAGGAAG CTGGCAGAGGCTGAGccggaggtggaggtggaggtgtaCCGGCGGGACTCCAAGAAGCTGCCGGGCCTGGGCGACCCTGACATCGACTGGGAGGAGAGCGTCTGCCTGAATCTCATCCTGCAGAAG CTGGACTACATGGTGACATGTGCTGTGTGCACACGCGCAGATGGGGGCGACATCCACATCCATAAGAAGAAGTCTCAG caagTGTTTGCGTCCCCCAGCAAGCACCCCATGGACAGCAAAGGGGAAGAATCCAAGATCAGCTACCCCAACATCTTCTTCATGATCGACAGCTTCGAGGAG GTGTTCAGCGACATGACCGTGGGGGAAGGAGAGATGGTCTGTGTGGAGCTGGTGGCCAGCGACAAAACCAACATGTTCCAAGGGGTCATCTTTCAGGGCTCCATCCGCTACGAGGCGCTCAAGAAGGTGTATGACAACCGC GTGAGCGTGGCCGCCCGCATGGCACAGAAGATGTCCTTCGGCTTCTACAAGTACAGCAACATGGAGTTCGTACGCATGAAGGGGCCGCAGGGCAAGGGCCACGCTGAGATGGCGGTCAGCCGTGTGTCCACTGGTGACACGTCACCCTGCGGGACGGAAGAGGACTCCAGCCCGGCTTCGCCCATGCACGAGCGG GTGACCTCCTTCAGCACACCCCCAACGCCGGAGCGGAACAACCGGCCCGCCTTCTTTTCCCCGTCCCTCAAGAGGAAGGTGCCCCGGAACCGGATTGCTGAGATGAAGAAGTCTCATTCTGCCAACGACAGCGAGGAGTTCTTCCGGGAGGACGAGGGCGGAG CCGATCTGCATAATGCCACCAACCTGAGGTCTCGGTCCCTGTCTGGCACGGGCCGGTCACTAGTCGGGTCCTGGCTAAAGCTGAACAGAGCGGATGGAAATTTCCTTCTCTATGCACACTTGACCTACGTCACTTTGCCGCTGCATCGGATCTTAACAG ACATCCTGGAAGTACGGCAGAAGCCCATTCTGATGACCTAG
- the KIAA0930 gene encoding uncharacterized protein KIAA0930 homolog isoform X1 — MLRAIAEERSRLSLRREVCGLGCFKDDRIVFWTWMFSTYFMEKWAPRQDDMLFYVRRKLAFTGSESGVDARKLAEAEPEVEVEVYRRDSKKLPGLGDPDIDWEESVCLNLILQKLDYMVTCAVCTRADGGDIHIHKKKSQQVFASPSKHPMDSKGEESKISYPNIFFMIDSFEEVFSDMTVGEGEMVCVELVASDKTNMFQGVIFQGSIRYEALKKVYDNRVSVAARMAQKMSFGFYKYSNMEFVRMKGPQGKGHAEMAVSRVSTGDTSPCGTEEDSSPASPMHERVTSFSTPPTPERNNRPAFFSPSLKRKVPRNRIAEMKKSHSANDSEEFFREDEGGGDPGPSDLHNATNLRSRSLSGTGRSLVGSWLKLNRADGNFLLYAHLTYVTLPLHRILTDILEVRQKPILMT, encoded by the exons GGTGCTTCAAGGATGACCGCATCGTCTTCTGGACGTGGATGTTCTCCACCTACTTCATGGAGAAGTGGGCCCCTCGGCAGGACGACATGCTCTTCTATGTGCGCCGGAAGCTGGCGTTCACGGGCAGCGAGAGCGGCGTGGACGCGAGGAAG CTGGCAGAGGCTGAGccggaggtggaggtggaggtgtaCCGGCGGGACTCCAAGAAGCTGCCGGGCCTGGGCGACCCTGACATCGACTGGGAGGAGAGCGTCTGCCTGAATCTCATCCTGCAGAAG CTGGACTACATGGTGACATGTGCTGTGTGCACACGCGCAGATGGGGGCGACATCCACATCCATAAGAAGAAGTCTCAG caagTGTTTGCGTCCCCCAGCAAGCACCCCATGGACAGCAAAGGGGAAGAATCCAAGATCAGCTACCCCAACATCTTCTTCATGATCGACAGCTTCGAGGAG GTGTTCAGCGACATGACCGTGGGGGAAGGAGAGATGGTCTGTGTGGAGCTGGTGGCCAGCGACAAAACCAACATGTTCCAAGGGGTCATCTTTCAGGGCTCCATCCGCTACGAGGCGCTCAAGAAGGTGTATGACAACCGC GTGAGCGTGGCCGCCCGCATGGCACAGAAGATGTCCTTCGGCTTCTACAAGTACAGCAACATGGAGTTCGTACGCATGAAGGGGCCGCAGGGCAAGGGCCACGCTGAGATGGCGGTCAGCCGTGTGTCCACTGGTGACACGTCACCCTGCGGGACGGAAGAGGACTCCAGCCCGGCTTCGCCCATGCACGAGCGG GTGACCTCCTTCAGCACACCCCCAACGCCGGAGCGGAACAACCGGCCCGCCTTCTTTTCCCCGTCCCTCAAGAGGAAGGTGCCCCGGAACCGGATTGCTGAGATGAAGAAGTCTCATTCTGCCAACGACAGCGAGGAGTTCTTCCGGGAGGACGAGGGCGGAGGTGACCCTGGCCCCT CCGATCTGCATAATGCCACCAACCTGAGGTCTCGGTCCCTGTCTGGCACGGGCCGGTCACTAGTCGGGTCCTGGCTAAAGCTGAACAGAGCGGATGGAAATTTCCTTCTCTATGCACACTTGACCTACGTCACTTTGCCGCTGCATCGGATCTTAACAG ACATCCTGGAAGTACGGCAGAAGCCCATTCTGATGACCTAG